A segment of the Synechococcus sp. CBW1002 genome:
AATCGCTGGGTTCAACTGGAGGGGCTGATCCCATGGGATGAGCTGGAAGAAACCTATGCCCCTCAATTCAGCGCCACAATTGGCGCTCCAGCCAAATCAGTGAGAATGGCCTTTGGTGCTCTCTACATCAAACAGAAGTTAGGGCTTACCGACGAAGAGACAGTCCATCAGATCAGAGAGAACGCCTATATTCAGTTCTTTCTCGGCTTTGCGGGCTACACAGCTAAGGCACCGTTTGATGCCTCGATGATGGTGCACTTTCGCAAGCGTTTTTCTGACGAGGATCTGCGCCGTATCAACGAGCTGGTGGTGCAGCGCGGCAAAGAGATCCTTCTGGAAGCACTTGCTCAGGCAGCAGACGATGACGACCATGATGATCGTGATTCCAGTGGAGGAGGCGCTCAGCTAGAACTTGATGCGTTGATCAAGCCTGCTGACTGGCCAGAAGGAAAGAATTGGGGCACTCTCACGATTGATGCCAGTTGCACTCCAGCCGACATCACCTATCCCAGAGACCTCAAGCTCCTCAACGAGGCTCGCACAACGACCGAGCGAGTCATTGATGATCTGTGCAGTCAGTCATCGGGATTCAGGAGACATCGACCTTGAGGTGGGTGCCTTTTATTGGACAGTTCCGGCCCCTGACATCGTTAACCCAGGACGGGTGGAACATGGTTCGGCCTCAGTGTAGACCGCGTGGGGAGTTTTGCCTCCAAGGGAACTGTGAGGTCTTACATGGCAATACCGCCACAGGAAGCGGGCCAGGCTGATTTCAGCGTCCCAGCCATCGCTGTATGCCCGTAGGTAGACCTCCTCGTACTTGACAGTCCTCCACAGCCGTTCAACAAGGATGTTGTCGTAGCACCGCTTTCTGCCGGACCAGCTGATCTGGATCCGCTCCCCTTTGAGTCTGGCCACAAAGTCAGCGGACGTGAACTGACAGCCTTGATCGGAGTGGAAGATCTCTGGCCTACGGCCGCCTCCCAAGGCCATCTCCAGGGCCTCCAGACAGAACTTCGTGTCAAGGCTGTTGGAGAGCCTCCAGCTGAGCACATGCCTGGAATGGAGATCCATGATCGCCACCAGATAGAGAAACCCTTTCTGCAGAGGGATGTAGGTGATGTCGGTCGCCCAGACCTGATCCACCGACGTGACCTGCGTGAGGTCCACCAGGCAGGGGAACCGCACGGACGGATCACCTGGAACCGTCGTCCGGGGCTTCTGGTAGATCGCCCGTAATCCCATGCGCCGCATGAGGTTTCGCACTCGATCTCGGCTGATCGGGATACCATCTTGGGCCAGATAGTCCACCATCCGGCGGCTGCCGCTGCAGGGATCCTCCAGGTAGAGAGCATCGATCCTGGCCATGATCCGCAGCGTCGATACACGGACCGG
Coding sequences within it:
- a CDS encoding transposase, which encodes MYRRHNNGQISIKEFHLPFGGTLDPENRWVQLEGLIPWDELEETYAPQFSATIGAPAKSVRMAFGALYIKQKLGLTDEETVHQIRENAYIQFFLGFAGYTAKAPFDASMMVHFRKRFSDEDLRRINELVVQRGKEILLEALAQAADDDDHDDRDSSGGGAQLELDALIKPADWPEGKNWGTLTIDASCTPADITYPRDLKLLNEARTTTERVIDDLCSQSSGFRRHRP
- a CDS encoding IS3 family transposase; the protein is MRKLVDHDHPELSISRQCALLGLPRSTLYYRPTPVRVSTLRIMARIDALYLEDPCSGSRRMVDYLAQDGIPISRDRVRNLMRRMGLRAIYQKPRTTVPGDPSVRFPCLVDLTQVTSVDQVWATDITYIPLQKGFLYLVAIMDLHSRHVLSWRLSNSLDTKFCLEALEMALGGGRRPEIFHSDQGCQFTSADFVARLKGERIQISWSGRKRCYDNILVERLWRTVKYEEVYLRAYSDGWDAEISLARFLWRYCHVRPHSSLGGKTPHAVYTEAEPCSTRPGLTMSGAGTVQ